One segment of Saprospiraceae bacterium DNA contains the following:
- a CDS encoding DUF4294 domain-containing protein, with protein sequence MSTHHLLPFIALLLTVPLSAQSSFPRTDDTLSRSGGAWARMEVENGDTTFVMSLWPVRIAAKRNFKDLDEQRQYYRYLRACRKVYPYALQAIELYEQIQEETQDMNKGKRRRHIRREHKELKEDFKEQMKNLSKTEGKVLIKMIERELEKPFFDIIKETRGGTTATYWNTMGKLYGYDLKKPYKLGEEPLLDDALLDYDFGNPLQHY encoded by the coding sequence ATGAGCACCCACCATTTACTTCCCTTTATCGCGCTCTTGCTCACCGTGCCCTTGTCGGCGCAATCCTCCTTTCCTCGCACCGACGACACCCTCTCCCGGAGCGGCGGTGCTTGGGCGCGCATGGAGGTGGAAAATGGCGACACCACTTTTGTCATGTCGCTGTGGCCCGTGCGCATCGCGGCCAAGCGCAACTTCAAAGACCTCGACGAGCAGCGCCAATACTATCGCTACCTCCGCGCTTGTCGGAAAGTTTACCCTTACGCGCTGCAAGCCATTGAGTTGTACGAACAGATTCAGGAAGAAACGCAGGACATGAACAAGGGCAAGCGTCGCAGGCACATTCGCCGCGAGCACAAGGAACTGAAGGAGGATTTTAAAGAGCAAATGAAAAACCTCTCCAAGACGGAAGGCAAGGTGCTGATAAAAATGATAGAGCGCGAGCTGGAAAAACCCTTCTTCGACATCATCAAAGAAACACGCGGCGGCACAACGGCAACTTACTGGAACACGATGGGCAAGCTGTATGGCTACGACCTGAAAAAGCCTTACAAACTTGGCGAGGAGCCGCTGCTCGACGATGCGCTGCTTGACTACGATTTTGGCAACCCGCTCCAGCACTATTAG
- a CDS encoding undecaprenyl/decaprenyl-phosphate alpha-N-acetylglucosaminyl 1-phosphate transferase, which produces MYAIILGFITAFTLTFSIIPVIIRVARERRIYDRPNERSSHEEPTPSLGGIGIFAGTICAVVLWTPLDSFSVLQYILAAFVLIFLIGALDDLLPLSPYKKFSAQLLVAVILAYKADVRISSLYGVFGVHDLPELTSFVLSVLVIIAIINSFNLIDGINGLAGSIGLLACVSLGIWFYAIHSPALAVVAFSLAGAITAFLKYNFTPAQIFMGDTGSLLIGTVCAILSIHFIEMNHLASVQSARTFHSSPAIAVSILILPLYDTVRVFVQRILQGRSPFSPDKTHIHHIMLDLGCSHTQATAILLAINILFVVFTIMLDWLGTPTLLVLDIVLIFLLMFALQQFSRNRKTNEPPLL; this is translated from the coding sequence ATGTACGCCATTATTTTGGGTTTCATAACAGCCTTCACGCTCACGTTCTCGATTATCCCGGTCATCATTCGGGTAGCACGAGAGCGCCGCATCTACGACCGGCCCAACGAGCGAAGCTCCCATGAGGAGCCGACGCCATCCTTGGGAGGCATCGGGATATTTGCGGGCACGATTTGCGCCGTGGTGCTGTGGACGCCTTTGGATTCGTTCAGCGTGTTGCAATACATTCTCGCTGCGTTTGTGTTGATTTTTCTTATCGGCGCCCTCGATGATTTGCTTCCACTCTCCCCTTACAAAAAATTTTCCGCGCAGTTGTTGGTGGCCGTTATTCTCGCCTACAAGGCGGATGTGCGCATCAGCAGTCTCTACGGGGTGTTTGGGGTGCACGATCTTCCCGAGTTGACGAGTTTTGTGCTTTCCGTGCTCGTCATTATCGCGATTATCAATTCTTTCAACCTGATTGACGGCATCAACGGTTTGGCTGGCTCCATCGGCTTGTTAGCCTGCGTGAGTTTGGGAATTTGGTTCTATGCGATTCATTCGCCAGCCCTGGCAGTTGTGGCATTCTCCTTGGCAGGAGCGATTACCGCGTTTTTGAAATATAATTTCACGCCCGCTCAGATATTCATGGGCGACACGGGGTCGCTGCTCATCGGCACTGTTTGCGCCATTTTGTCTATCCATTTCATCGAGATGAACCATCTCGCCTCGGTGCAATCCGCTCGCACCTTCCATTCTTCCCCCGCCATCGCCGTCAGCATCCTGATTTTGCCCCTCTACGACACCGTGCGGGTGTTCGTGCAGCGCATTCTCCAAGGGCGCTCGCCCTTTTCGCCGGACAAGACTCACATCCACCACATCATGCTCGATTTGGGATGCAGCCACACACAAGCAACGGCCATTTTACTTGCCATCAACATTTTGTTCGTGGTGTTCACTATCATGCTCGACTGGCTGGGTACACCTACCTTGCTGGTGCTCGATATCGTGTTGATATTCCTGCTCATGTTCGCACTTCAGCAATTTTCCAGAAACCGCAAAACCAACGAGCCGCCTCTTCTCTGA
- a CDS encoding glycoside hydrolase family 97 protein: MMLRRLSFFIYFFTPFALSAQSPYSVVSPNGTVMAVVETSPSLSWQIFLRNRPLTTLAPLSMSLAEHGILGANPEVKMTDWASTDIVRRPDVRQKSATIPDQFNELTLTFKDDWGVVFRAYNEGVAYRFFTNFKGKATVLDETFAFRPILCNTIFFPEEESFYSHNERIAKRLAPADLNEHRLASLPALAELDGGVKILLTETDLQHYPGLWVLGTAGKNGSLRGTFPRLPKHTVELTDRDIQPTDRTPFLAITDGTRQYPWRLMLIAEKDQQLLTNQLPWLLAAPSRLKDASWIRPGKVAWDWWNNLNVHGVDFRAGLNTATYRHFVDFAAENGLDYIILDEGWSEPGDLRRINPALDMDGLAAYSKTKNVGLILWVTWTTIDRQFDELLPNLKKWDIKGLKIDFMQRDDQQAVNFYWRMAEKCAANKLLVDFHGAHKPAGLQRTWPNVLTFEGVYGLEQAKWDDKKQIDPEHDVTLPFLRQVAGPMDYTPGAMLNYQKNDWAPSWNRPASLGTRCHELAKYIVFESPLQMLADSPTNYRKEPECLRFLSKVPVVWEKTVALDGKIGDFVAVARQAADSLWYIGAMTDWSARELTLETDFLPKGDYEVEIYQDGPNADRCAQDYLRVIKRMKSGDKLGVKMAPGGGFVAVLRKM, translated from the coding sequence ATGATGCTCCGACGTTTGTCTTTCTTCATCTACTTTTTCACTCCTTTTGCACTCTCTGCCCAATCGCCATACTCCGTTGTCTCGCCCAATGGAACCGTCATGGCAGTCGTGGAGACCTCGCCCAGCCTGAGTTGGCAAATTTTCCTGCGCAATCGCCCCCTCACGACACTTGCGCCGCTCTCCATGTCGCTAGCCGAACACGGTATCTTGGGAGCCAACCCAGAGGTGAAAATGACGGATTGGGCCTCAACCGACATCGTGCGCCGACCCGACGTGCGTCAGAAAAGCGCCACGATACCCGACCAGTTCAATGAGCTGACCCTGACCTTCAAAGACGACTGGGGGGTAGTGTTTCGGGCCTACAACGAAGGAGTGGCCTATCGTTTTTTCACCAATTTCAAAGGCAAGGCAACAGTGTTGGACGAAACGTTCGCTTTCCGCCCCATCCTTTGCAACACTATTTTTTTCCCGGAAGAAGAAAGCTTCTACTCTCACAACGAACGCATCGCCAAACGCCTTGCCCCTGCCGACTTGAATGAACACCGCCTCGCCAGTTTGCCCGCCTTGGCGGAGCTGGACGGCGGCGTGAAAATACTGCTCACCGAAACCGACCTGCAACATTATCCCGGCCTGTGGGTGCTGGGCACCGCCGGCAAAAACGGCTCCCTGCGCGGCACTTTCCCCCGGCTTCCCAAACACACGGTCGAACTGACCGACCGCGACATTCAGCCCACCGACCGAACACCTTTTCTGGCCATCACCGATGGCACCCGCCAATACCCTTGGCGCCTGATGCTCATTGCCGAAAAAGACCAACAACTGCTGACCAACCAACTCCCGTGGCTGCTCGCCGCGCCCAGTCGGCTCAAAGATGCCTCTTGGATACGCCCCGGCAAGGTCGCGTGGGATTGGTGGAACAACCTGAACGTGCACGGCGTGGATTTCCGGGCTGGCTTGAACACCGCCACTTATCGCCATTTTGTGGATTTTGCCGCCGAAAACGGCCTCGACTACATCATCCTCGACGAAGGGTGGTCGGAGCCCGGCGACCTCCGCCGCATCAACCCGGCACTCGACATGGATGGTCTGGCCGCATATTCCAAGACCAAAAATGTCGGCCTCATCCTTTGGGTCACCTGGACTACGATTGACCGCCAGTTCGACGAACTGTTGCCCAATTTGAAAAAATGGGACATCAAAGGGCTGAAAATTGACTTCATGCAGCGCGACGACCAGCAGGCCGTCAATTTCTATTGGCGCATGGCTGAAAAATGCGCGGCCAACAAACTCCTCGTGGATTTCCACGGGGCGCACAAACCTGCGGGCTTGCAACGCACATGGCCCAACGTGCTCACCTTCGAGGGCGTGTATGGGCTGGAGCAGGCCAAATGGGACGACAAAAAGCAAATTGACCCAGAACACGACGTCACCCTCCCTTTCCTTCGCCAAGTGGCAGGCCCGATGGACTACACCCCCGGCGCGATGCTCAATTATCAGAAAAACGATTGGGCGCCTTCGTGGAACCGCCCCGCCTCGCTCGGCACACGCTGCCACGAACTGGCGAAATACATCGTGTTTGAAAGCCCCTTGCAAATGCTTGCCGACAGCCCGACGAATTACCGGAAAGAACCAGAATGTCTGCGCTTCCTCTCCAAAGTACCGGTGGTGTGGGAAAAGACCGTCGCCTTGGACGGGAAAATAGGCGACTTCGTGGCGGTGGCCCGGCAAGCCGCCGATAGCCTTTGGTATATTGGCGCAATGACCGACTGGAGCGCCCGCGAGCTGACACTCGAAACCGACTTCTTGCCGAAGGGCGACTATGAAGTGGAAATCTATCAGGATGGCCCCAACGCAGACCGATGTGCCCAAGACTACCTGCGCGTCATCAAGCGCATGAAAAGCGGCGACAAACTTGGGGTGAAAATGGCGCCAGGCGGTGGTTTTGTGGCGGTGCTAAGGAAGATGTAG
- a CDS encoding tetratricopeptide repeat protein, protein MKKWFWKNAFLAALFALPAGFFAQNPVADSLARLLEKAKQDTHRVNLLIDLAWEINETHTDEAANKLNEAIALAQRLKFPKGEAAAWNGLGVVEEFRSDYAQAEICYRKALDIRRRLGDKRDIGSSYNNLGVLYEYMGRFDSALAFHNRNLDIQKTLQDTAKIARAFVNIAGVYIETGSYPEAQSQILDALFYLERLNDQDGIAKAFTQLGHIQLELDRYAEAIPWYEKALKLREQLNDEGRLAEALTDYANALDELKNKDSSNAAIPYYMRALDIWKKMDNQSGIAQVYTNLADAHKKLGNYQTSLDYLREAEKICLESGDTQALMEVYNVFGDTYGRMKQFDKALKYTKTYHDIARESGDLKYLQRAFKDFSEVYSGMGDFATAYKWRVRYDSLRYTLLNEKLTGDYARKEAFFTDRKKQEQIEKQEQALRVQEAEIATARIRQYALLGGAVALMLLAGLLFNRNRIRARANRELAAKNAAIQRERERADGLLKNILPEKTAEELKLHNAVQPVRYESVTVMFTDFKGFTKIAEQVSPESLIALLDDCFRLFDAIVVKYGLEKIKTIGDAYMCAGGLPTPNDTHPVDTVKAALEMLHGLNTLMQKNAVAGKPVFEMRVGIHTGPVVAGVVGSHKFAYDIWGDTVNTAARLEQNSEPGKINISETTHQQVKHLFDCTFRGKLVAKNKGEIAMYFVNG, encoded by the coding sequence ATGAAAAAATGGTTTTGGAAAAACGCCTTCCTCGCAGCGCTTTTCGCGCTGCCTGCTGGTTTTTTCGCCCAAAACCCCGTGGCGGACTCGCTCGCCCGCCTGTTGGAAAAAGCCAAACAGGACACTCATCGCGTCAACCTCCTGATTGACTTGGCTTGGGAAATCAATGAGACACACACCGACGAAGCCGCCAACAAACTGAACGAGGCGATTGCGCTGGCGCAACGATTGAAGTTCCCAAAAGGCGAGGCCGCCGCGTGGAACGGGCTTGGTGTGGTGGAAGAGTTTCGAAGCGACTATGCGCAAGCAGAAATTTGCTATCGCAAGGCGCTTGACATTCGCCGCCGTTTGGGCGACAAACGCGACATCGGCTCATCCTACAACAATCTGGGCGTACTGTATGAGTATATGGGGCGGTTCGACTCGGCATTGGCGTTCCACAATCGGAATCTTGACATTCAGAAGACCCTTCAAGACACCGCCAAAATCGCGCGGGCGTTTGTCAATATCGCAGGCGTCTACATAGAGACTGGCTCTTACCCAGAGGCACAAAGCCAGATTCTGGATGCCCTCTTTTATTTGGAGCGGCTCAACGACCAAGATGGCATCGCCAAGGCTTTCACGCAATTGGGGCACATCCAGCTCGAATTGGACCGCTACGCCGAAGCAATCCCGTGGTACGAAAAGGCGCTCAAACTGCGAGAACAGCTCAACGACGAAGGCCGCTTGGCTGAAGCCCTCACCGACTACGCCAACGCGCTCGACGAACTGAAAAACAAGGATTCGTCGAACGCAGCCATTCCCTACTACATGCGGGCATTGGATATCTGGAAAAAAATGGACAACCAATCGGGCATCGCGCAAGTTTACACCAATTTGGCAGATGCCCACAAAAAACTCGGCAACTACCAGACAAGCCTTGATTATTTGCGAGAGGCCGAAAAGATATGCCTTGAATCGGGCGACACGCAAGCTCTGATGGAGGTGTACAACGTATTCGGCGATACTTATGGCCGCATGAAGCAATTCGACAAGGCACTGAAATACACAAAAACCTATCACGACATAGCGCGGGAGAGCGGCGATTTGAAATACCTGCAAAGAGCGTTCAAAGACTTTTCGGAAGTGTATTCGGGCATGGGTGATTTTGCAACTGCCTACAAGTGGAGGGTGCGCTATGACAGCTTGCGCTACACGCTCCTCAACGAAAAACTCACGGGAGACTATGCCCGAAAAGAGGCGTTTTTTACCGATAGAAAAAAACAAGAGCAAATAGAGAAACAGGAGCAGGCATTGCGTGTGCAGGAAGCCGAAATCGCCACCGCCCGCATTCGCCAATACGCCCTGTTGGGCGGTGCCGTCGCACTCATGCTACTCGCTGGTCTGCTATTCAACCGCAACCGCATCCGCGCCCGCGCCAACCGCGAGCTAGCTGCCAAAAACGCCGCCATTCAGCGCGAGCGCGAGCGCGCCGATGGTTTGCTCAAAAACATCTTGCCTGAAAAAACGGCGGAGGAGTTGAAATTGCACAACGCCGTGCAGCCCGTGCGCTACGAGTCCGTCACCGTGATGTTCACCGATTTCAAAGGCTTCACCAAAATAGCGGAGCAAGTGTCGCCGGAGTCGCTCATCGCGCTGCTCGACGACTGTTTTCGCCTTTTCGATGCCATTGTGGTCAAATATGGTTTGGAAAAAATCAAGACCATCGGCGATGCCTATATGTGCGCGGGCGGCCTGCCTACTCCCAACGACACGCACCCGGTGGATACCGTGAAAGCCGCCCTCGAAATGCTGCATGGCCTCAATACGCTCATGCAAAAAAACGCTGTCGCCGGCAAGCCCGTCTTTGAGATGCGGGTCGGCATACATACTGGCCCGGTGGTGGCGGGCGTGGTGGGCAGCCACAAATTTGCCTACGATATCTGGGGCGACACGGTGAACACCGCGGCACGGCTGGAGCAAAACAGCGAACCGGGCAAAATCAACATCTCGGAAACGACGCATCAGCAGGTGAAGCACCTGTTCGACTGCACGTTTCGGGGGAAATTGGTCGCAAAAAACAAAGGGGAAATAGCGATGTATTTCGTCAATGGCTAA
- a CDS encoding T9SS type A sorting domain-containing protein codes for MRNFLRYLPFVLFFLSNHLSATSVIPFKHLGEAAQSSEAVVLATVESDFTTTAGPLAFFDCRLRVEEAAKGALRPGEAFTLRQHSHRMGDYFVDIAGDFVPEVGSTYLLFLHRVGDAWRPITFSYYVFEKKIIGDQEFLAPLAEGLSIALVSRPDGVRPEPVGVYRAQELMHLLREYASGGALPWNASSALTGLSLSDFPQSRALPAGCDFILPGSGSLCRWQNQSVEVYYEQTDAPAGFNATLSTVLGTMVANYPGIDPSNAGQTSFSPNCADGTVTGADFVSFLNGLNGFQTTLIFLNDPCNQIANLNNCAGVLAIGGSYLSSATHQYKGDTWNNALLGFVVVNNGTFECLSAGDYELMLIHEMTHTYRMDHLNPAAYPNQNMNPACCNPIGVKDMECMNYVYEFAAPVTLTRFDVQPYQQRQVLVTWETANEKDNDYFMVERSADGKRFEMVQKVSGRQFSTDITRYEWLDLRPYPGLNYYRLSQVDFDGQTTNFGVKAVKVGEASGAFQLFPNPVSHSTLSLMADLSAPFNGFMDIIDQNGRVLGTQTLVWDKGRNRLEEPVEHLAPGIYWLRLREADQVQVLKFFKK; via the coding sequence ATGAGAAACTTCCTTCGTTACCTACCTTTTGTTCTATTTTTTCTCTCCAACCATCTCTCGGCCACTTCGGTCATTCCCTTCAAACATCTGGGCGAAGCGGCCCAAAGCAGCGAGGCGGTGGTGTTGGCAACGGTGGAAAGCGACTTCACGACCACTGCTGGCCCCCTTGCTTTTTTCGACTGTAGGCTGCGGGTGGAAGAGGCCGCAAAAGGCGCGTTGCGCCCGGGCGAAGCTTTCACGCTGCGCCAGCACTCTCACCGAATGGGGGATTATTTCGTGGATATTGCGGGCGATTTTGTGCCGGAAGTGGGCAGCACTTATTTGCTCTTCTTGCACCGTGTGGGCGATGCTTGGCGCCCTATCACCTTTTCCTACTATGTTTTTGAGAAAAAAATCATTGGCGACCAGGAGTTTTTGGCACCGCTGGCGGAAGGCTTGAGTATCGCGCTCGTGTCGCGCCCTGATGGCGTGCGGCCCGAGCCAGTTGGCGTGTATCGCGCTCAAGAGCTCATGCACTTGCTGCGGGAATATGCAAGCGGCGGCGCGCTTCCTTGGAATGCCTCCTCGGCGCTGACCGGGCTTTCGCTCAGCGACTTTCCACAATCACGCGCCCTCCCTGCTGGCTGCGATTTTATCCTGCCCGGAAGCGGAAGTCTTTGCCGTTGGCAAAACCAGAGCGTCGAGGTCTATTACGAACAAACCGACGCGCCTGCCGGCTTCAATGCCACGCTGAGCACGGTGCTGGGCACAATGGTCGCCAACTATCCCGGCATAGACCCAAGCAATGCTGGACAAACCTCCTTTTCCCCCAACTGCGCGGATGGTACCGTGACGGGTGCCGACTTCGTGAGTTTTTTGAACGGGCTGAATGGCTTCCAGACCACCTTGATTTTTCTGAATGACCCTTGCAACCAGATTGCCAACCTGAACAATTGCGCCGGCGTGTTGGCCATCGGGGGGAGCTATCTTTCCTCTGCCACGCACCAATATAAAGGAGATACCTGGAACAATGCCCTCTTGGGTTTTGTGGTGGTAAACAATGGCACCTTCGAGTGCCTGTCGGCAGGCGATTATGAGCTCATGCTCATCCACGAGATGACGCACACTTACCGAATGGACCACCTCAACCCCGCCGCTTACCCCAACCAAAACATGAACCCCGCTTGCTGCAACCCCATCGGGGTCAAGGACATGGAGTGCATGAACTATGTGTATGAATTCGCCGCCCCGGTGACGCTGACCAGATTTGACGTGCAGCCCTATCAGCAACGCCAAGTGCTGGTGACTTGGGAGACCGCCAACGAAAAAGACAACGACTACTTCATGGTGGAGCGCTCGGCAGACGGCAAACGCTTTGAAATGGTGCAAAAAGTGTCGGGCCGCCAATTCTCCACCGACATCACTCGCTATGAATGGCTCGACCTTCGACCCTACCCCGGCCTCAACTACTACCGCTTGAGCCAAGTGGATTTCGACGGGCAAACGACCAACTTCGGCGTGAAGGCCGTGAAGGTGGGGGAGGCAAGTGGCGCTTTCCAGCTCTTCCCCAACCCGGTGAGCCATTCCACCTTGTCATTGATGGCAGATTTGTCAGCCCCTTTCAATGGGTTCATGGACATCATTGACCAGAACGGGCGGGTGCTTGGCACACAGACACTTGTCTGGGACAAAGGACGCAACCGATTGGAAGAGCCCGTGGAACACCTCGCGCCAGGCATTTACTGGCTTCGCCTGCGGGAGGCTGACCAAGTGCAGGTGTTGAAGTTTTTCAAAAAATAA
- a CDS encoding DEAD/DEAH box helicase encodes MTHQIVFNLQSFNESLCLPSAYIVEADADGQLRYFVKQATSATLASYGIEITVPAARLLGIIEALEPKSLEAKYKPPKAKTTVPLARLLADTDTKQVVERFIFNQLDDFFTQITQHQLPLTLDLQRKSWAKDVQIVLAREPLVPHLFFKKTSAGIEYRLQLGTEEKTWNLREHNVLPLTNTDPAWLLIDYALFRVPGINGNMVRPFRQKDAVQIPPDKERAYFKFIEKSIRRSRVEAEGFEIKKTDNLRVTRLEAVENVLENRWLLRPVFEYGGAEFVHGDRRDRVTSLDIPQGEQGEVAVHLITRNEKAEGEQIDFLKKTGLNAEGALFATPEATRGGLASILDFLVRHRPMLEAAGFSISAPQTAGKTLALATSDISVRSEAAGDWFDVHGRVTVGDYSFPFQKLLPNLRRADPYFPLPDGTFFLIPDEWFARYADLAGAVQEQGEQLRLPKALYTVLQESLPETDGVQLPDIDPEKIDYQPSDSLKADLRPYQMAGVKWLIGHYQHGFGACLADDMGLGKTLQTLAVLLYAKENRNASADAAPEATHRQLDIFTPHHAELRPLRALIILPASLVFNWQRELIKFAPSLFAYAHVGPKRLKDARALASHDVVLTTYHTARQDLALLGKIEWQFIILDESQQIKNRESEVSKVVRSLRGRHKISLSGTPIENSLADLWTQMEFINPDTLGSYKVFREQFQTPIEKQNDEQAKARLFSRVKPFFLRRTKEEVAPDLPELTQQIFFSEMPDAQRTLYEQVKSAARNEILSLFDDPKTRLMALQALTRLRQLANHPLLTDADYAGPSGKMDDVLAQWDVVRKAGHKVLFFSSFEQHLSIFRKKMEADKQPLAWLTGDVPVPERAREVERFQTDTSVQAFLMTLGAGGVGLNLTATDYVFMLDPWWNPAKEDQAIARAHRIGRKHPVTAIRFIARDTIEEKIVQMQERKRALGKDLFASGAEYPSLDREDVVMLLD; translated from the coding sequence ATGACCCACCAAATCGTTTTCAACCTCCAATCATTCAACGAATCGCTTTGCCTGCCATCTGCCTACATTGTCGAGGCGGATGCGGATGGGCAGTTGAGATATTTTGTCAAACAAGCCACATCGGCCACCCTTGCATCATACGGCATCGAAATCACCGTTCCAGCCGCTCGGCTGCTGGGCATCATAGAGGCGCTGGAGCCTAAATCGCTGGAAGCAAAATACAAACCACCCAAGGCCAAAACCACTGTGCCGCTCGCTCGGCTGTTGGCCGACACTGACACCAAACAAGTGGTCGAGCGATTCATCTTCAACCAGTTGGATGATTTCTTCACCCAAATCACCCAACACCAACTGCCGCTCACACTCGACCTCCAACGCAAATCGTGGGCGAAGGATGTGCAAATCGTCCTCGCTCGCGAGCCACTCGTTCCCCACCTTTTTTTCAAAAAAACAAGCGCAGGCATCGAATACCGCCTGCAACTCGGCACGGAGGAAAAAACTTGGAATCTCCGCGAGCACAACGTGTTGCCACTCACCAATACTGACCCCGCTTGGCTGCTCATAGACTATGCCCTATTCCGGGTGCCGGGCATCAATGGCAACATGGTGAGGCCTTTTCGGCAAAAAGACGCGGTGCAAATCCCGCCCGACAAAGAGCGGGCATATTTCAAGTTTATTGAAAAAAGCATCCGCCGCAGCCGCGTGGAAGCCGAGGGTTTTGAAATAAAAAAGACAGACAACCTGCGTGTCACGCGCCTCGAGGCAGTAGAAAATGTATTGGAAAATCGCTGGCTGCTGCGCCCTGTTTTTGAATACGGCGGCGCTGAGTTTGTCCATGGCGACCGCCGCGACCGCGTCACCTCGCTCGACATTCCGCAAGGAGAGCAAGGCGAAGTCGCGGTGCATCTTATTACCCGAAATGAAAAGGCCGAGGGCGAGCAAATTGATTTTTTGAAAAAAACGGGGCTGAATGCGGAGGGTGCCCTGTTTGCCACACCGGAGGCGACCAGAGGCGGCCTCGCTTCCATATTGGATTTTCTGGTGCGCCACCGCCCGATGCTCGAAGCCGCTGGTTTTTCAATCAGCGCCCCGCAAACAGCGGGCAAAACGCTCGCCCTCGCCACCTCCGATATAAGTGTGCGCTCCGAAGCGGCGGGCGATTGGTTCGACGTGCATGGCCGCGTCACGGTGGGCGACTACTCGTTTCCTTTCCAAAAACTGCTGCCCAACCTGCGCCGCGCCGACCCCTATTTCCCCCTGCCCGACGGCACTTTTTTTCTCATCCCCGACGAATGGTTTGCCCGCTACGCCGACCTTGCCGGAGCGGTGCAGGAACAGGGCGAACAGCTGCGTTTGCCAAAGGCGCTCTATACCGTCCTGCAAGAAAGCCTGCCCGAAACGGACGGGGTGCAACTGCCCGATATTGACCCTGAAAAAATTGACTACCAACCTTCAGACAGCCTTAAAGCAGATTTGCGCCCCTATCAAATGGCGGGCGTGAAATGGCTCATCGGGCACTATCAACATGGTTTTGGCGCTTGTCTCGCCGACGACATGGGGCTGGGCAAAACCCTGCAGACGCTTGCGGTCTTGCTGTATGCCAAAGAAAACAGGAACGCATCGGCTGATGCCGCGCCAGAAGCCACCCATCGCCAGTTGGACATTTTTACCCCCCATCACGCCGAATTGCGACCGCTCCGCGCACTCATCATACTACCTGCTTCACTGGTGTTCAACTGGCAGCGAGAGCTCATAAAGTTTGCCCCCTCGCTTTTTGCGTACGCACACGTCGGCCCCAAACGACTCAAGGATGCCCGCGCACTCGCCAGCCACGACGTGGTGCTCACCACCTACCATACGGCCCGACAGGATTTGGCCTTATTAGGGAAAATAGAGTGGCAGTTCATCATTCTGGACGAAAGCCAGCAAATCAAAAACAGAGAATCGGAAGTCTCCAAAGTGGTGCGCAGCCTGCGCGGGCGCCACAAAATATCGCTGTCCGGCACGCCCATCGAGAATTCGTTAGCCGATTTATGGACACAGATGGAGTTCATCAACCCCGACACGTTGGGCAGCTACAAGGTATTCCGGGAACAGTTCCAAACACCCATCGAAAAACAAAATGACGAACAGGCAAAGGCGCGGTTGTTCAGCCGGGTGAAGCCGTTTTTTTTGAGAAGGACCAAAGAAGAGGTCGCACCAGACTTGCCCGAACTGACGCAGCAGATTTTTTTCTCCGAAATGCCCGACGCGCAGCGCACGCTGTACGAGCAGGTGAAATCCGCCGCCCGCAACGAAATCCTCTCTTTGTTCGACGACCCCAAAACCCGGCTCATGGCCTTGCAGGCGCTCACCCGGCTGCGCCAGTTGGCCAATCACCCCCTGCTCACCGATGCGGACTATGCCGGCCCCAGCGGCAAAATGGACGACGTGCTGGCCCAATGGGATGTGGTTCGCAAGGCTGGCCACAAGGTGCTGTTCTTCAGCTCCTTTGAGCAACATTTGTCCATATTCAGGAAAAAGATGGAAGCCGACAAGCAGCCGCTGGCTTGGCTTACGGGCGATGTGCCGGTGCCAGAACGCGCCCGCGAAGTGGAGCGTTTTCAGACCGACACTTCGGTGCAAGCCTTCTTGATGACCCTCGGCGCCGGTGGCGTTGGCCTCAATCTCACGGCAACCGATTATGTCTTTATGCTCGACCCCTGGTGGAACCCCGCCAAAGAAGACCAAGCCATCGCCCGCGCCCACCGCATCGGGCGCAAGCATCCGGTGACGGCGATACGGTTCATCGCCCGCGACACCATCGAGGAGAAAATCGTGCAGATGCAGGAACGCAAGCGGGCGCTTGGCAAGGATTTGTTCGCGTCGGGAGCCGAGTATCCTTCCTTGGACCGAGAGGATGTGGTCATGCTGTTGGATTGA